Genomic segment of Hydra vulgaris chromosome 11, alternate assembly HydraT2T_AEP:
CAATGCACCTGGACATTTTGAACGTTTGAGCGAAATCTTGTAAAAGTTGCTTTCTTTCCTCTAAATTGCACAAGTTGGAAGCAACCATGTGATGTGGGGACTATTGCGGCTCTCAATAAATATCTATATCTCTAAGACATATTATCATATTACAGCCTCAATGTAAATACAAAGGAATGTCTAAAAGAAAGTAGTCTTTTGTGCAAAAGAGGTGCAGCAGAAGTTGAATAAGGGAAGCCCGCACATCTTCTTGACGCTGCTAATTATGTCGATTTGGCCTGGAAATCAATTCAACTTTCATCTCTCAAAAATTGCTTCGACAAGGCAGAATTATTTCAGATTTCCTGAACTATGCTCTGAGGAGGCTGACTTcgcattttttaatatgtttttgctGCTGAACGAAACTAAAGGAATAGGGAATATGATCAGTTCGGAAGATTCTCCAACGTATATTGAAGCAATCAAGGAAGATGTTGAAAATTGTTTGTCTCTcgaagaaaataattttaatgaagttgCTATGGATAACAATTCTGATGAAGAAGAAACTAATAATGATGAGATAGACGATAGTACAGACTTCTTAGATATTGAATTTACACATTTATCTCTGATCGATATTCGCAAGTAACTAAAATGTCAAAAACCTAatgcagttttaaaaaacgACAACGATAAATTAATGAATAGCTATGAACAACTATCATCAAACATACGGTCagtaattatgaaaattaaacgAGAAAAGCTGCAGAATGGATATCAGTCTACAATTCATGACTTTTTCCGTCATGCactatatatttcttaataaaaatttgtttatatagttaataatttagttaattttttattattttcttatcaTGGAATCCAAATAATActtcatttcaaaataaagtattatttggATTCCATGATCCTTTATGAATATTTGCTTGGCGTAATTATTGTGTAACCctaaattttttctcaaaatcataattaaataagtaaaaacccTTCAGcctgtaaaattaacaattttaacccccgacaaataaataaataatatttggaTCACTATTTAAAGATTTCAAGTGTAATGTAACAcctattcaaaaatatcaaatgtatttaaagtgGTATGCCCAATTGGTTTGTACAGCCCTGTTTTTGTAATTTACTGACCGGTCTGTTATTTATGCAATAGTTTCGCTGACCGTTCTGTAAAttatacaataacttttaaacgatGTATTAATTGGCTTCCATTATGTATATTTTCATGGTGCAATTATCAAATGGCCTAAATTTTATTCTCCACaactttgtaaataatataaaaccctTCCGTCTGTAAAATAGATTGTTCTGGACAATCCCgacagatttaaatttaaaaaatttagttttttattatcttattgcTGTTGGATCactatgaaaaatttcaagtggatcactatgaaaaattttcaaatgaaaCAACGGTTCAAAAGTCAATAAGACCCCAAAAGTaagttaatcattaaaaaccTCATTCTGTAAAATAGTTGATTCTATACAATCCcgacagatttaaaaaaaatagttgtagtattttattttcttatagctGTTGGTTCTctatgaaaaatttcaagtcaagtTTAATAacggtttaaaagttattcaaaagtcaatATGACCCAAATATACTATCATTTTCGGTGCCATAACACTGCAAATTTTCATAATACTGCaataatttttgtgaaaaaatcaTCCATTTTTTGACTACAAAAAGTTCTCTAACTTTTGATCCGCTTAACTTCAAAGGCTGAATGACCCTCTTTTTTTAAGTCCTCTTAAGCTCTATACAATGAGattaattatatatgaatatttgaattataaaacaatCCTGCGGAATGGCTATAATAGTGAAAAAGAATTCGGATTATGGCATGATTTCGATTCTGGATCGAAATGCCATGTATACATAAAAACAGGTACGAAATGCCATTTTTTCATGATAACAGGTGCAATTTTTAGCCTAGttgttaagatattttttaaaaaagtccaGTACAAAAGTACATACTTCATTGAGACCTTTTACTGGAATgtcaaaaaattgattgcaactttaaaaacaaatgaattctTACTGAATCCAAGCAACCTAAtcttaaaagttgaaaaagacTTTCACGAGGGTTGAAGTGTGCTTTAGGTCATTGTCCCGCTGAAATATCCATCCTCGAGGCATTTTGTCTTTGGTATGCGGTAGCATAACATCCTTAATGATATCTTTGTACATATTTTTGTCCATTATGTCATCAATCAAATGAAATAGACAGATACAATCTCGATTGAAGCAACCCCAGATCATAACTTTTCCAACTCAATGCTCTATGTTGGTAGCTGGTATTTAGgatcgtttcttttttttttcgtcgaCGAATATATCTAATACCATCAGGTACAAATAACATAAACTTAGATTCATTACTAAAAAGGACTTTTAACCATTGTTCTCGACTAATTCAAATGTTCATTGGCATATCTCAAGCATGCTTTTTGATTCTTTATAGAAATATAAGGTCTTTTTGTCTTCCAAATAGATTTGTAGACCTGAAACGACGCTTGGTTGTGTAAACACtacattttacattataaaattctttctttTCAGCATTTTACAAGACAGCATTCTTGCTCGGATCATTTTTTGCGCCAcgaattaaagttttatcttgTCTTTCAGATGTAATTCGAGGCCTTCCTAACCTTAGAAAGattctattgttatttttttccttatatcttttatatatatccGCTACTTTTGATTTTCATATATCAAACTGATCCGCTATTCTCTTGTAGTTCTGCTTTGTTCAATTAAACGCAATACCGCTTTTTTGACAGCTAAACTTGTATAGCTGTCAAAGCTTTTGCtttgtcatatttaaaatttatttaaaacaatcttCTTTTGAGTTTTAGTTAATCGAACTAGAGATTATAGCTCGTTTAAGTAGCAACCATGATAagcatttgtagaaaaaagaaaatgttgcAACCTGACACttatagagccactttagatgtaaaattgtaaagaggatttttattttagataagaaacaatacagaaGTAAAGATCTTACAGTCGCTAGTTTAAAAAGACTTGCAGTCCCTAATCTAAAGGTCTTGTAGGAAAATAGATACTACATGATGATCTCTTGGATTCCTAAAGGTGTTCTATAGGTTTTACAGGAACAACGGGATTGCAATAGGGTTCCTATTGCAATGATATATGTCCTATAAGATTGCTATAGGACTAATACAATTTCTATGGGTTCTATAGGAATGTATAGGACCTATGAGATacttataaaaatcttattgcaATCCTAAAGGTCCTATAGGATTCATGTATCCTATTCTAAAGGTTCCATATATAGGTTCTATATATATAGGTCTATTGAAGGATCTTGTAGGATTTTAAGGAATTTCGATTGGATAAGGTAAGATCTACAAGAATATTTTGCAAGATGCAGAATATTCTTGTTGATATTGCAGGACTAACATTGGATTCTTATAGGATGCTGTGGGCAAATTTTAGATTCGTATAGGAACTataatatttagtattattGTAATCTAATGACCTTACTAATAACTtatggaattttttattttgaatggaaGAAAACTATGTTTATTTGTCTTTCTCATTAACATTTCGAAATAAcattttcttgttaaaataaataatcattttgtaaaaaaagaaatttttcacatattaaaaactaaataaattgtatagCAGATATTATTTATGTTAGTATTTTGAACGAAAAAATTTAACCAATTTGGTATATATACCAGAAATATAACAGACATAGAATACAGTATAAAACTGCATGCAACAATATATATTGAACAATCACATAAGAATGAGTATGCACTTAAACATGATAGTTTGTAAGAAATAGTACGCCAATATTGCTTACATAAAAGTTGCATCATAACAGTTGCAAAATCACATTTGCATGGCTGATGACTTTCATAAGTCTAAGTATAGCAGGTATTATTTATTAGACTTTTGAAAgtcaaatgtataaaaaatataagataataaaataaataaataaaatagatcgATCGTAGAAAGATTTCTTAACTACAAAGACAAAGCCACGATATTAAGAAAATATACGACGATGAAAATATAAACTCAAATGGTTTACATAAATGAAGATTATAATGATCATGCGTTGGAATTGCGGAAAAAACACCTGAATGAGGCAAAAGATTTAAGGGCAAAGGGTAAGTACGCaatagttgtatataataaattattcatacgggatttaaaatagaaaatcttTGATCTCATTTCgaatatgaaaaaacaaaaattaaatggaTTCTAATAAAACCTTAAATTTTGAgtctagtttttataatttttttcgaaCTAATGATTTCTTATTAGACGAGGAATCTGATCCTgacctttattattttactgattctgatgctttgcaaaataaatgCAACTACTTTTATACCCATGAAATTAAAGGATTTCttgatcaaaataatattaacacaaTTCACATTAATATtcgaagtttaaaaaaaaactctttagtaattttattgaagaaactaGTAATCTTTTCAATATAATCTGCTTAACAAAAACATGGTGCAGTTCGGATGACGTAAACTCTTTTACCAAGTTTGAACTGCCGGGTTTTAATGTAATTTCATTGGCACGAAAAACAAATAAGCGTGGCGGAGGTGttcttatttatgttaaaaataacttacaatATTTTACCCGGCATGACATGAGCATCACTGATGCTTATAAAGAGGTTTTAACGATTGAAATTTTAaccactaaattaaaaaataaaattctaagttGCTGTTATCGCCCACTTTcaggtaaaattaaaaattagggTAGGGTGGGGTAATATGGATTGTTGGGGTAATATGGATATATTCAATAAGTATCCATGGAGTAAGTTATCTATACATAATtctaaaacttgaaaattacCAACAGTTTCTACACATAATTGGcttcttttttttgcattaacaatgtttatatttgatttacataaagagtttatatataaaacacgttgttttgaaaaaaatataaaaaacattatgttttaaaacttttgtctgCAGACTTCAGTAATATTACTTATGGAAGTTTAATGATGTATATTCATTAGTTGGACCATGATGTAACAATATgtagaatttaatttataagttctCTAACccatattgataaataaacaaaaatctaaaatggGGTAAAATGGATATACAGGTAAAATAATAGTGGGGTAAAAtggatatatataaaatatataaaatcctaCTCACGttatagtattttattacaaaaacacaAGCTACACGacatttaaatatacatttatgctcacttttgctttttaatatagtattatacatttttcagtgacatataatagttttatataatgcTTCTGAACTATTTACATTAAGATCATAGTTCAAATTTGTTTTCCCTGAATGGCTAGGGTAAAATTTAAACTcccatttaaatgttttatattttatttttgtattcctctttactttataattaaattatagactttatataactaaagtttgttttaaaatattttagataaaataataaaactgaaataaattattatgcCTCGTGAATACCAACGCAAGACTATTGGTACATATGATCACAGCAAACTAATGACTGCCATACAGCTTGTTAAGGAAGGAGAGTCAGTATACAGTGTATCAAAGTCTTCTGGAATTCCTTATGGGACATTATACAGACGATCCCATGATCAAATTCAAAGGAATGACAAAAGAATTGGAAGCGGTCATgggtttgttttaaataatactgAGGAAAATCTTCTAGTAGAAGCCTTGATGTACTTAGCTGATAAGGGTTTTCCACAAGATAGAGAAGATATCAAACTGATGGTTAAATCCTATATAACATTTATTGGCAAAAAAACTCTATTCAAAGATGACAAGCCAGGGAAAGACTGGTGTATGTCTTTTGAAAAACGATGGAATGTAGTCCTTGGTAAAAGAAAACCTGAACTTTTGACAAAAGCAAGAGCTAATAATCTTTCTCTAAAAACATTCACagatttttttgagttatatGAAAAGAcattaaatgataataatttatttgatagacCGCATTGCATATTTAATTTAGATGAAACAGGTTTACGTACAGATTCTACAGCAGGAAAAATCTTTGTTcgtaaaacatcaaaaacagcCTATTACATTGCTCCATCATGTGGTAAATCAATGTATACTGTACTGTTTTGTGGGTCAGCAAATGGACAGTGTCTACCTCCCTTTGTCGTCTACAAAGCCATCCACCTTTATGATGCATGGTGTCAAAATGGACCAGAAAATGCAATGTATGGTGTAACAAAATCCGGTTGGATGGAGGactatatttttgaaagttggATTGACAGGTTTATTATACATGTAAAGGATTATGAAAAGCCTGTGTTGCTGCTATGTGATGGACACAACAGCCATATAACATATTCTACTGTTAAAAAGGCTCTGGACAATCATATAATTTTACTTTGCTTACCTCCGAACACAAGTCATGCATTACAACCTCTTGATGTTGGTTTTTTTGCTCCATTGAAATCCCATTGGAAGAAAATCCTTAAGGATTGGTTAAGAGAAAGCAGACATAAAAATGTTGACAAGTCTGTATTTACAACTTTACTAAAAGCTCTTATCAGTAAGATAGATAACAAACTCCTGAAAAGTGGTTTTAATGGTAGTGGTCTTTACTCTGTTGACAAATCAAAACCTATGAAAAAGATAGTGAACATGCAGCCAATGCATGAGGAAGTagataagtttaacaaaaaagaaaatgttgtaaaaaatctGCAGAGAGCAATCGATTCTGTACTTACACCTAGCCCAAGTCAACCTACACTGACAGCACttgcaaattcaaaaaaacGCAGAGCACGTGTCCAGGCCAAAAAGGGAGAAATTTTAACAGCACAAGATGTTGTCGCAAGGTTACAAGAAGAAGAAAAGAATAAAGCTGAAAAGAAGACTGTATCAGTAAGTAAAAGAAAACTGCTTGACATAACCAATACagtttgactttttaaataCGTGAAAAGCAATAAGTAAgatatcaaatcaaatataatgATTATCCTTATATCAAATATAATGAGTATCCGCATTACCCCACCAGTGGGGTAATTTGGATATATGAAAGGTGTTGTTAAAAGAGAATTAGTAtgttagttatttaaaatatatttatgttttactcATTGTGATTTTATTGTATACACCCTgaatgtaaagaaaaataacaaaagtttttatggtggtttttaactaaaaaaaaaaattatgttagaaaaaaatatatctaaaattcTATCCGTATTACCCCTCCTCACCCTATAATTCGTTTTTATGTAATgacgttattaaaaaaagtaaccgcgaaaataaatttatctacttATTGGGTGATCTGAATTTAGATTGTTTTCAATACCACgtcaataataacattaaaaagttttataatgcCATTCTCGAAAATGGTGCGATTCCTTTAAATAGCAAACCGACAAGAATTACTCAATCAAGTGCttctttaattgataatattttaaccaCTGATGTTTCTAACGTATCCTTAAAAAAAGGcgtatttaaaaatgacatatctgatcattttcctgtttttttttctataaatatagataataaattacttcgaatttttacaaataaaaaccttgaatcttttaaagaacaattatctTTAATTGATTGGAGCTTTATTAACGCCTCTGATAATACAAACTTAGTTTAtaactccttttttaaaactttctatgaTATTTACGACACTAATTTCCCTGAAGTTAATTTAAATCTCAAAGCTAAAAGTATTAAATCGCCTTGGATTACAAAGGGTTTGCGTaagtcttcaaaaattaaacaaaattatacattaattacttaaaatgtaaaacaaatgaaaataaaattatatataaaaattacgctaaactttttgaaagcctcaaaaaaaaaatatttaaatttactagataaatataaattaaattttaggcGCGCTTGGTTTATAATAAGAGAAATTACAGAAATCAATATGGATTCCAAAAAAACAATTCCACTGAACATGCCATTTTACAATTTACAAGAAATATATCTGATTCATTTGAAAATTCTcaatttactttaggtgtttTCCTTGACTTggcaaaagcttttgatactattgatcacaaaattctttttaaaaagttggagtGGTACGGAATTACtggaaatatataaatttggcTTAAAAGTTACCTAAATAATcggaaacaatttgtttatgcggATGATAACGTATCAtctaatttgttaaatatttcatgtggagttcctcaaggatccatattaggacccctcctatttctaatatatattaataatgtaccaaaagcttctaacctaatgacaattatgtttgctgatgattctaaCTAAATTCttctcataaaaatatttttacactttttagcaACATGAACATTGAACTAACCAAAATTTCAGAATGGTTTAGATTAAACAAACTATCATTAAAtactgataaaactaaatagatTCTTTTTCATCGTTATGGTAAAAAGCACCAGCTGCCTAGCAACTTACTCTTTCTTTTTATCGAgaacataattattaaaagagttctagtgaaaagatttttaggtgtatatattgatgaaaatctcaATTGGAAAAGCCACATTGCTAACTTGtgcagtaaaattttaaagagtatagacattttatacaaaaactatACTCTTTGAAgttttattgcttattattaACTTTGCTAGATAAACATAccttaatttagttatattattctCTAATTCATTGCcatattaattatgcaaacattgcttggggtagcacttataaaagtaaacttaaacctctcTATCGGCAACAAAAACTTGTAGCACGCCTTATAAATTTCAAGGACCGTTTTGCTCacgccaagcctcttttatatGATATGAAAGCACTCAATTATAtatgagttaaatttttttaatattctttgttttatgtatatacGCAAGACTCGCATATTACCCGTTTCTTTTCGTAACTTGTATTTACAAagagatagaaataaatatattttaaggaaCGATAATTTAATTCGACACCATTttcttaaactaattttggaaaattttttatttcattttgcggaccatttttatggaatagtatagttttaaatacttctaaagatttttctcaagaatgtaattttgattctttcaaacaaaatcttaaaaaactcattttttctactaaaaatatactaatctactttttaattttaattttttttgaaaatcccttatctatattagtatatgtatatattcaatgtatattttatttatttttttgtttgtttttttatccacAAGCAATTAGCggtttctctgtgacaagacctgatggtcttctttgagtatccgcgttctttatatttatttttattatttatttcttaacaatatCTTGACttgttaacttttattattgtaataaaattatgtttatttaaattgtaataaatattgtaataaagaacaaagaaaaaaaaatgttaaccatatttttatactatataacaGACAAAGAATATAATATGAAACTGTATATAACATGTAATGAACAATCGGATAACAATGAATATACACTTAAACGTGATAGTTTGTAGAAAATAATACTCCACCATTGTTTACAGAAAAGTTGCATCATA
This window contains:
- the LOC136086933 gene encoding uncharacterized protein LOC136086933, with translation MPREYQRKTIGTYDHSKLMTAIQLVKEGESVYSVSKSSGIPYGTLYRRSHDQIQRNDKRIGSGHGFVLNNTEENLLVEALMYLADKGFPQDREDIKLMVKSYITFIGKKTLFKDDKPGKDWCMSFEKRWNVVLGKRKPELLTKARANNLSLKTFTDFFELYEKTLNDNNLFDRPHCIFNLDETGLRTDSTAGKIFVRKTSKTAYYIAPSCGKSMYTVLFCGSANGQCLPPFVVYKAIHLYDAWCQNGPENAMYGVTKSGWMEDYIFESWIDRFIIHVKDYEKPVLLLCDGHNSHITYSTVKKALDNHIILLCLPPNTSHALQPLDVGFFAPLKSHWKKILKDWLRESRHKNVDKSVFTTLLKALISKIDNKLLKSGFNGSGLYSVDKSKPMKKIVNMQPMHEEVDKFNKKENVVKNLQRAIDSVLTPSPSQPTLTALANSKKRRARVQAKKGEILTAQDVVARLQEEEKNKAEKKTVSVSKRKLLDITNTV